In Bacteroides cellulosilyticus, the genomic stretch AAAAGATAGTATAGTAACCAAAGACAATAGGAATAGCCAGATGATTCTTTTCATATTTTGTATATTTGAAGCTAATTAGCGTTTTCTATTAGACGACAAAAGTCCCAAAAGATTGCAAAGTTCCATGCAAAATATTACTTTTGATTCTTAAAACAGAACGAATATGAAGAATAATGATTGGAAAGAACGGTTGAATGTTGTTTATTCTACCAATCCGGACTATAGTTATGAAATGGAAGATGATGGGGAACAAGTTACCCCGGAAGCTTCCAGGCAGAAGTTGCGTGTTCAGTTGGATCGCAAAAATCGAGGAGGAAAAGTAGTCACACTTGTCACAGGTTTCGTAGGTACGGAAAATGACCTGAAGGAGTTAGGTAAATTGCTGAAGTCCAAATGTGGCGTAGGCGGAAGTGCCAAAGACGGAGAAATCATCGTACAGGGAGATTTCAAACAGAAAGTGCTGGAACTACTTAAAAAAGAGGGATATACGCAGACTAAACCGGTCGGATAATCCGGTTCACCGAAACAGACGGTCTATCAGTAAGTATATCACTTCTTCCAAAGGAGGAAAATATGCATAAAAAAACGACCGCAACGGAAATTCCCGTGCGGTCGTTTTTTATATATATTGAGTTGAATTATTCAGCTTTCAAAGTGAAACGCTTGAAATCTACAATCTTCAATTCAGGGTCAGCTGCTGCCAACACTTCTCTTACAGTCTTCTTAGAGTCCATAATATTTTCCTGGTTCAGCAAGCAAACTTCTTTCAAGAACTTAGCCAGACGACCTTTAGCGATGTTCTGAATCATTTGTTCAGGCAGATGTGCAGCCTTTTCAACAGAAACAGTAGCAATGATTTCTTTTGCTTTTGCTATATCTTCAGCTGTAATCCAACCTTTAGCCATATTGCTTTCCATGTGGTCTTCGCTGTCCACGTGAGCCGGATTGATACCTGCTTTCTTCAAAGCAGCCTCAACAGCTTTCTGTACCTGTTCTGCTTTGGTCTTCTCAATAGCAACTTCAATCTCTTTCTGCTTCACTTCTTCAGAAACACCATCCTCGTCAATTGCAATCGGGTTCATGGCAGCAATCTGCATAGCCACTTCCTTAGCCAACTGCTCGTCAACTTCTTTATTGAAAGCAACGATAGTGCAGAGACCATTTCTATTCATATGATTGTAAACAACAGTACTTGCACCCTCTACAGTCATGTAGCCGTCAAGTTCCATTTTCTCGCCTGTAATACCGCTACGGTCAGTCACTGCATCCTGTACAGTACCGTTACCCATCGGCAATGCTTTCACTTCATCCAAAGTTTTGCAGTTGTTAGCTACAGCAAGATCAAGAACATCCTGAGTCAATTTTATGAAATCAGCATTCTGAGCTACGAAGTCAGTTTCACACTTCAATGCAATGATTACGGCAAAGTTACCGGTAGTTTTAGCCAAAACACAACCTTCAGAAGCTTCGCGGTCTGAACGCTTAGCGGCAACAGCCTGTCCCTTCTTACGGATTATTTCTATTGCCTTGTCGAAATCGCCTTCAGCTTCCGTCAATGCATTCTTACAGTCCATCATACCTGCTCCGGTCATTTTACGGAGTTTGGTAATATCAGCCATTGTTACAGCCATAATATATTTTCTTTTTATAATTAATATTCTAAATGATAAAATGGTAAGATGATAGGATGGTAAGACGATATTATCATCTTATCATTTTACCATCTTACCATTCAATTATGATTAAGCCTCTTCGTCTTCCTTCAGGAAAGCAGCAGCTTTAGCTGCATTGATTGCTTCCTCGTCAGATTTGTCGAGTCTTGCTTTTGTAGCTTTCTTCTTGCCTTTATTGGCAGGAGCTTCACCAGCAGCTTCCATATCTACTTTTTCAGCTTTTCTTTCTTCCAAGCCTTCCTGCATAGCAGCGCAGCAAGCATCCAGAATTACTTCTATTGATTTAGTAGCATCGTCATTAGCCGGAATTACGAAGTCGATATTAGAAGGATCAGAGTTCGTATCAACGATACCGAATACAGGTATACCCAAACGGTTAGCTTCGCGAACTGCAATATTTTCTTTCATAACATCAATAACGAACAGTGCAGACGGCAGACGAGTCAGGTCAGCAATAGAACCCAAAGTCTTGTCCAACTTAGCACGTTGACGTGAAATCTGCAGAACTTCTCTCTTAGACAGATTAGAATACGTACCGTCATTCGTCAATTTATCGATGGTAGCCATCTTCTTAACAGCCTTGCGGATTGTGGGGAAATTAGTTAACATACCGCCCGGCCAGCGCTCGATTACATAAGGCATATTTACAGCAGATGCTTTGTCAGCAACCACTTGTTTAGCTTGTTTTTTAGTAGCAACGAACAGGACTTTCTTTCCTGATTTAGCAATTTGCTTCAAAGCTTCAGCAGCTTCGTCTACTTTAGCAACTGTTTTGTGGAGGTCAATGATGTGGATACCATTGCGTTCCATGAAAATATAAGGAGCCATTGCAGGATTCCACTTTCTTTTGAGGTGACCAAAGTGGCAACCGGCTTCCAATAATGTATCAAAATTTGTTCTTGACATCTTGTTTTTTCTTTAAATCGTTTACTTTCTTTTTTGTTTTTTCTAAACCAACCGCCGGGTAGTCTATCAATCCAGAGTCCCGGTAGTTTAGATACTAAACGCTCTTTCAGTTGAGAGTTGAGAGATAAAAGTTGAGAATTAAGCAACTTGTCCGCCCCAACATTTCTGCAACTCTTAACGTTTACTGAACTGGAATCTTCTACGAGCTTTCGGTTGTCCCGGTTTCTTACGTTCAACAGAACGCGGGTCACGAGTCATGAAGCCTTCAGCGCGAAGAGCAGCTTTGTCTTCAGCATTCATCTTCACCAATGCGCGGGCAATAGCCAGACGCAAAGCCTGAGATTGACCGGTGAAACCACCACCGCAAAGATTTACTTTAATATCATATTTTTCAGCAACACCCAGCTTGCTCAGCGGTTGTTTAACTACATACTGAAGAATAGTTGATGGAAAGTACTCTGCAAGGTCTCTCTTGTTAATAGTAATCTTTCCTGTACCTTCGGTTACGAAAATGCGTGCAATTGCACTTTTACGTCTGCCTAATGCATTTACTACTTCCATATCTATTATTTAAGTAAGTTTATATCAATTGATTTCGGGTTCTGAGCATCATGTTTGTGCTCACTGCCGGCATATACGTACATATTGCTCAGCAATTTAGCGCCCAATTTGTTCTTAGGCAACATACCCTTTACTACTTTTCTCAACAGTCTGTCATCACCGTTCGGTTTAGCCTGCAGACGAGCAGGAGTCATTTCTCTCTGACCACCGGGATAACCTGTGTATGACAAATACACTTTGTCAGTCCACTTATTACCTGTCATTTTAACTTTGTCGGCATTGATAATGATTACATTATCACCGCAATCTACGTGAGGAGTAAAGTTTGGTTTATACTTCCCTCTCAACAGTTTCGCAACTTTTGCGCCCAGACGACCCAATACTTGGTCTGTAGCGTCAACAATAACCCATTCTTTGGTTACCGTAGCTTTGTTTGCAGAAATGGTCTTGTAACTTAAAGTATCCACTCTTGATTTGTTTTTTAAATGTTACTACTAAAAAAATCTTCATTACGGATTAGCCACCCCGGACAAAGGTGGATTAACTCGCTCTGAATTAATTGCTTATCCTTATTAGATAATAATCGGCTTGCAAAGGTACGGATTTTCCCAAAACTGGCAAACGTTTTCTTCTTTTTTTTAAAGAAGCTGACTATCAATCACAAGCAATGTTAGGACACAAAACAAGCAATGTCCCCATGCAAAAGATTGCTTGCTTTGCATCGGAACATTGCTTATTATATCCGGATAGCCCGTTTTAACGAACAATATCTTCAGGGAATACAGGCGGCATCGTTACCCGCTTCCAGGTTTCATGATACCAACAGTTCAATTCATTGCCGTTCAAATCTTTAGAAATAAAATACTTCAGATGCATAAGTCCGCCTTCTCCCATCTCAAACTCCAGGACATTATCTTTATTATCCAGCATGGGCAGATGAATATTCTTCTCAATACTTTCCCGATAGCTATTGTCCGTCAGCTGGATATAGGTACCATATCCGGTGATTATGGCATCTTTGCCGGGAATAAGAGTGAAATTGACGATACGCCCGTCATCGCTCAATACCTTGAATGTGTTACTGGGCTTCAAAGCACCGGGAACATCCGGAATTTCGGATACATAGTGACACAGCTGCCAGATACCTTTCAAATCCGCAGGTTTGAAACTCGCCTTCTTCTGCGCTGCCGCTCCTGTTACCGCCAACAGCATCGCTGCCAACATGGTAATGAAATACTTCTTCTTCATGTTCGTATATATTTGGTTAACGTATAGGCATCTGACTGTCACAAATATAAGTAATTATTTTAATATTATAACAGTTTCTTAGTAAAAAAAGAGCCCGCACAACAAGATTGTGCGGGCTACTTCACTTATTTATTTTAAGAGTTAGAACTCTGCATTACGTGGCGTACGCGGGAAAGGTATTACGTCACGAATATTTGCCATACCTGTCACAAACAGAAGCAAGCGTTCAAAACCCAGACCAAAACCGGAGTGAGGGCACGTACCGAATCTGCGGGTATCAAGATACCACCACATATCCTTCATCGGAATATGCATTTCGTCAATACGCGTCATCAACTTGTCATAATCAGACTCACGCTCAGAGCCACCGATAATCTCACCAATCTTCGGAAATAATACGTCCATTGCACGTACCGTTTTACCATCTTCGTTCTGCTTCATGTAGAACGCTTTGATTTCCTTCGGATAGTCAGTCAGGATAACCGGACGCTTGAAGTGTTCTTCCACGAGATAACGTTCGTGCTCAGAAGCCAAGTCCACGCCCCAGTATACCGGAAATTCGAACTTATGACCTTTAGCAACAGCCTCTTCCAGTATCTTGATGCCATCCGTATAAGGCAAACGTACGAAAGATTCTTTCAATACATCTTGCAGACGTTCAATCAAGCCTTTGTCAAACATATCGTTAAGGAACTTCACGTCGTCAGCACAGTTATCCAAAGCCCACTTCACACAGAATTTGATAAACTCTTCTGCCAGATCCATGTTGTCCGTAATGTCGTTGAACGCTACTTCCGGTTCCACCATCCAGAACTCAGCCAAATGGCGTGGAGTATTGGAGTTTTCTGCACGAAATGTAGGACCAAACGTATAAATAGCGCCCAGCGCCGTAGCAGCAAGTTCACCTTCCAACTGTCCGGAAACCGTCAGACTGGCTTGCTTACCAAAGAAGTCGTCATCATAAATGATGGAACCGGCTTCATCCTTCTTCAAATCATAAAGGTTCTTCGTCGTTACCTGGAACATCTGTCCGGCACCTTCACAGTCAGAAGCCGTGATGATAGGTGTATGGAAATAAACGAAACCTTTCTGATGAAAGAAAGTATGGATAGCTATCGCCATGTTATGACGGATGCGGAACACTGCACCGAAAGTATTCGTACGGGGACGCAGGTGGGCAATCTCACGCAGGAACTCCAGCGTATGACCTTTCTTCTGCAAAGGATATGTATTATCACAAGTACCCAGCACTTCAATCTCACGAGCTTGAATCTCAGCCTTCTGACCGGAACCTACCGACTCCGTCAATTCACCGTTCACACTCAGACAGGCACCAGTGGTAATATCTTTCAGCATCTCCTCATCAAAGTTTGCCAAATCTACTACAACCTGCACATTATTTATTGTAGAACCGTCATTCAGGGCGATAAAATTAACTTGTTTACTACCTCTGCGGGTACGAACCCAGCCTTTCACGTTGACCATAGCGCCGAAATCTTCGCGCTTCAACACGTCAACAATCTTTGTTCTACTAATCTTTTCCATAAATTTGTGTTAAACCTATATTATATAATTACTCAAAAGAGCCCATGCGCAGGTAGTTTACTTCCTGTTCGCTCAAATAGCGCCATTCACCACGACGTAAGCCTTTCTTAGTCAGTCCGGCAAAAAATACGCGGTCGAGTTTCACTACCTTGTAACCCAGTGACTCAAATATACGACGAACAATACGGTTCTTACCTGAGTGGATTTCAATACCCACTTCATCCCGTCTAACATCATCCGTATAACTGATAGCATCTGCATGGATTTCACCGTCATCCAACTGAATACCGGCTGCAATCTGATCCATATCAGCTTTCGTCACATTCTTATCTGTATGTACGTGATAAATCTTCTTCTTCAGGAACTTCGGATGTGTCAGCTTGGAAGCCAGGTCACCGTCGTTCGTCAGCAATAGCACACCTGTAGTGTTACGGTCCAGACGACCTACCGGATAAATACGCTCATCGCAAGCACCTTTCACCAAATCCATCACTGTACGACGTGCCTGCGGATCATCCGAGGTAGTCACAGTATCTTTCGGCTTATTCAGCAAGATATAAATCTTACGCTCAATGCTCACCGTCTGATCGTGGAACTTCACTTCGTCAGCACGTTTGATCTTAGTTCCGAGCTCTGTAACCACTACTCCATTTACTGAAACCACACCTGCCGTGATAAATTCATCCGCCTCACGACGAGAGCAGACACCTGCATTAGCCAGGAACTTGTTCAAACGGATCGGTTCATTAGGATCCGTAAACTGTTCCTTATATTCTATCTGTTTCTTACGGCTGTACTTTGCATTCGGATCATAATCCGGCGTACGGCGCTGTTGGGGACGACCATATCCGCCTCTTCCACCATCCGGATTGAAGCGTGGACGCTGCGGGCGGTCGCCATAAGAAGATCCTCCATAAGAAGAGCCACCATAAGGACGTTGTGGACGATCACCACCATCACCGCTATTATAGCGAGGACGATAAGGACGGTCGTTGTTATAAGAACGCTGTCCGTCACCACTATTGAAACGTGGGCGTTGGGGACGGTCACCATAAGAAGAGCCTCCATAAGAAGGACGCTGCGGACGATCACCACCATCACCGCTATTATAGCGAGGACGATAAGGACGGTCACCACCACTGTTGTTTCCATAAGAAGGACGTTGCGGACGATCGCCGCCTTCACGATTATAGGACGGACGATCACCATACGGGCGTTGCGGACGATCACCACCCTCACGATTGTAAGACGGACGGTCACCATAAGAACGTTGTGGACGTTCACCACCTTCAGCATTAGGGTTAAAGCGCGGGCGATACGGGCGATCACTGCTGTAAGCACGCTGTGGGCGTTCGCCACTCTCGCTGTTAAAACGCGGACGATAGGGTCGGTCACCACCTTCACGGTTGTAAGACGGACGGCTGTAATTGTTTTCTCTTTCAAATCTGTTGCCTGAATTCTCCTCACTGGAAGAATCGTCACGCCAATTTTCGTTTTCTGTACTCATTGTTTTATTCGAATAAAATTAAACGTTGGCCTCACGGCCATTCTATTATCACTCTTATACCTTATATTATATATGTATGCTATATTAACAATCACCGGATTTAAAATGTTGGCTTCATTATACAGCTAAATTTAATGTTTCTATCTTAGATTCCTGTATATGTATGAGGAGTAATCACACGCAATTCTTTCTTTATTTCCTCATCTACATTCAAACCTTCAATAAATTCCTTTATAGAAGCTTCCGTAATAGCCTGATTAGTGCGGGTCAAGGCCTTCAATGCCTCGTACGGATTCGGATATGCTTCACGGCGCAGAATTGTCTGAATAGCCTCAGCTACCACACTCCAGCAATTATCCAGATCACGATAGATAGCCGTTTCGTTCAGCAACAATTTACGCAAGCCTTTCAATGAGCTCTGAATGGCAATTACGATATGCCCGAACGGAACGCCTACGTTACGCAATACGGTAGAATCCGTCAGGTCACGTTGTAAGCGGGACACAGGCAGTTTCACCGACAGATGTTCCAGAATGGCACTTGCCACACCCAGATTACCTTCCGCATTTTCAAAGTCAATCGGATTCACTTTGTGCGGCATGGCGCTGGAACCTACTTCACCGGCTTTAATCTTCTGCTTGAAATATTCCATG encodes the following:
- a CDS encoding DUF4488 domain-containing protein; amino-acid sequence: MKKKYFITMLAAMLLAVTGAAAQKKASFKPADLKGIWQLCHYVSEIPDVPGALKPSNTFKVLSDDGRIVNFTLIPGKDAIITGYGTYIQLTDNSYRESIEKNIHLPMLDNKDNVLEFEMGEGGLMHLKYFISKDLNGNELNCWYHETWKRVTMPPVFPEDIVR
- the rpsI gene encoding 30S ribosomal protein S9 codes for the protein MEVVNALGRRKSAIARIFVTEGTGKITINKRDLAEYFPSTILQYVVKQPLSKLGVAEKYDIKVNLCGGGFTGQSQALRLAIARALVKMNAEDKAALRAEGFMTRDPRSVERKKPGQPKARRRFQFSKR
- a CDS encoding pseudouridine synthase codes for the protein MSTENENWRDDSSSEENSGNRFERENNYSRPSYNREGGDRPYRPRFNSESGERPQRAYSSDRPYRPRFNPNAEGGERPQRSYGDRPSYNREGGDRPQRPYGDRPSYNREGGDRPQRPSYGNNSGGDRPYRPRYNSGDGGDRPQRPSYGGSSYGDRPQRPRFNSGDGQRSYNNDRPYRPRYNSGDGGDRPQRPYGGSSYGGSSYGDRPQRPRFNPDGGRGGYGRPQQRRTPDYDPNAKYSRKKQIEYKEQFTDPNEPIRLNKFLANAGVCSRREADEFITAGVVSVNGVVVTELGTKIKRADEVKFHDQTVSIERKIYILLNKPKDTVTTSDDPQARRTVMDLVKGACDERIYPVGRLDRNTTGVLLLTNDGDLASKLTHPKFLKKKIYHVHTDKNVTKADMDQIAAGIQLDDGEIHADAISYTDDVRRDEVGIEIHSGKNRIVRRIFESLGYKVVKLDRVFFAGLTKKGLRRGEWRYLSEQEVNYLRMGSFE
- the rplM gene encoding 50S ribosomal protein L13; this translates as MDTLSYKTISANKATVTKEWVIVDATDQVLGRLGAKVAKLLRGKYKPNFTPHVDCGDNVIIINADKVKMTGNKWTDKVYLSYTGYPGGQREMTPARLQAKPNGDDRLLRKVVKGMLPKNKLGAKLLSNMYVYAGSEHKHDAQNPKSIDINLLK
- the asnS gene encoding asparagine--tRNA ligase yields the protein MEKISRTKIVDVLKREDFGAMVNVKGWVRTRRGSKQVNFIALNDGSTINNVQVVVDLANFDEEMLKDITTGACLSVNGELTESVGSGQKAEIQAREIEVLGTCDNTYPLQKKGHTLEFLREIAHLRPRTNTFGAVFRIRHNMAIAIHTFFHQKGFVYFHTPIITASDCEGAGQMFQVTTKNLYDLKKDEAGSIIYDDDFFGKQASLTVSGQLEGELAATALGAIYTFGPTFRAENSNTPRHLAEFWMVEPEVAFNDITDNMDLAEEFIKFCVKWALDNCADDVKFLNDMFDKGLIERLQDVLKESFVRLPYTDGIKILEEAVAKGHKFEFPVYWGVDLASEHERYLVEEHFKRPVILTDYPKEIKAFYMKQNEDGKTVRAMDVLFPKIGEIIGGSERESDYDKLMTRIDEMHIPMKDMWWYLDTRRFGTCPHSGFGLGFERLLLFVTGMANIRDVIPFPRTPRNAEF
- a CDS encoding translation initiation factor — protein: MKNNDWKERLNVVYSTNPDYSYEMEDDGEQVTPEASRQKLRVQLDRKNRGGKVVTLVTGFVGTENDLKELGKLLKSKCGVGGSAKDGEIIVQGDFKQKVLELLKKEGYTQTKPVG
- the tsf gene encoding translation elongation factor Ts, with the translated sequence MAVTMADITKLRKMTGAGMMDCKNALTEAEGDFDKAIEIIRKKGQAVAAKRSDREASEGCVLAKTTGNFAVIIALKCETDFVAQNADFIKLTQDVLDLAVANNCKTLDEVKALPMGNGTVQDAVTDRSGITGEKMELDGYMTVEGASTVVYNHMNRNGLCTIVAFNKEVDEQLAKEVAMQIAAMNPIAIDEDGVSEEVKQKEIEVAIEKTKAEQVQKAVEAALKKAGINPAHVDSEDHMESNMAKGWITAEDIAKAKEIIATVSVEKAAHLPEQMIQNIAKGRLAKFLKEVCLLNQENIMDSKKTVREVLAAADPELKIVDFKRFTLKAE
- the rpsB gene encoding 30S ribosomal protein S2, coding for MSRTNFDTLLEAGCHFGHLKRKWNPAMAPYIFMERNGIHIIDLHKTVAKVDEAAEALKQIAKSGKKVLFVATKKQAKQVVADKASAVNMPYVIERWPGGMLTNFPTIRKAVKKMATIDKLTNDGTYSNLSKREVLQISRQRAKLDKTLGSIADLTRLPSALFVIDVMKENIAVREANRLGIPVFGIVDTNSDPSNIDFVIPANDDATKSIEVILDACCAAMQEGLEERKAEKVDMEAAGEAPANKGKKKATKARLDKSDEEAINAAKAAAFLKEDEEA